The Acidobacteriota bacterium genome has a segment encoding these proteins:
- a CDS encoding uroporphyrinogen decarboxylase family protein, translating to MTSRERMLRALAREKPDRLPATVHQWQKCHLDAFMGGASELEAFAAAGLDAAVQFSQDLGNYWLRDADFGRFSSPEWRDEATVLGAGSDRRVVRHTITTPGGVLTYAAEGNRMTTWVTEFLIKRDDDIRLIEKYMPVGALDVAATERAYDAVGDRGILRGFVWGDQAGCWQHAALLLDVQDLILRTFDKPDWVHELLRILLEKKLRFIETMRGARFDIVETGGGAASSTLISPAIHKEFCLPYDRRMHDALHTLGFKAVYHTCGGTRGIEELIVANGCDASETLAPVSIGGNQEPWEYKAKIAGRLALIGGLDQFNVLTAGPAARIREKVRELFEKVGGDGGYILSCCDHFFDTPPENLRAYAEAARDCVY from the coding sequence ATGACCTCCAGGGAACGGATGCTGCGGGCCCTGGCCCGGGAAAAGCCCGACCGGCTGCCGGCCACCGTTCACCAGTGGCAGAAATGCCATCTCGATGCGTTCATGGGCGGCGCGAGCGAACTCGAGGCCTTCGCCGCGGCCGGCCTCGACGCGGCCGTCCAGTTCTCCCAGGATCTTGGCAACTACTGGCTCAGGGACGCGGACTTCGGACGATTCTCGTCGCCGGAGTGGCGCGACGAAGCGACGGTGCTGGGCGCCGGCTCCGACCGCCGGGTCGTCCGGCATACGATCACGACGCCGGGCGGGGTCCTGACCTACGCGGCCGAGGGAAACCGGATGACGACCTGGGTGACCGAGTTCCTCATCAAGCGCGACGACGACATCCGGCTCATCGAGAAATACATGCCGGTCGGCGCGCTCGACGTCGCCGCCACGGAGCGGGCCTACGACGCGGTCGGCGATCGTGGCATCCTGCGCGGCTTCGTCTGGGGCGACCAGGCCGGCTGCTGGCAGCATGCGGCGCTCCTCCTCGACGTCCAGGACCTCATCCTGCGGACCTTCGACAAGCCGGACTGGGTCCACGAGCTGCTCCGGATCCTTCTCGAGAAGAAGCTGCGGTTCATCGAGACGATGCGAGGGGCCCGCTTCGACATCGTCGAGACCGGCGGCGGGGCGGCCTCGTCGACCCTCATCTCGCCGGCCATCCACAAGGAATTCTGTTTGCCCTACGACCGCCGGATGCACGACGCCCTCCACACGCTCGGCTTCAAGGCCGTTTACCACACTTGCGGCGGGACCAGGGGCATCGAGGAGCTCATCGTCGCCAACGGCTGCGACGCTTCGGAGACCCTGGCCCCGGTCTCGATCGGCGGCAACCAGGAGCCCTGGGAATACAAGGCCAAGATCGCCGGCCGCCTGGCCCTCATCGGCGGCCTCGACCAGTTCAACGTCCTGACCGCCGGGCCGGCCGCGAGGATCCGGGAGAAGGTCCGCGAGCTGTTCGAGAAGGTCGGCGGCGACGGCGGCTACATCCTGTCGTGCTGCGACCACTTCTTCGACACGCCGCCGGAGAACCTCCGGGCCTACGCCGAGGCGGCCCGGGACTGCGTCTACTAG
- a CDS encoding redoxin domain-containing protein: MGNTRTIWEGDIAPDFTLKDHHNRDFKLSEFGGRRVLLSFHPMAWTPVCAEQMKALEARKAVFDSLRTVAVGISVDSFPCKHAWAKELGIRETRLLCDFWPHGAVAHALGLFREEDGFSGRANLVVDESGRLALIREYDIPQLPDFDEIIAFLRK, from the coding sequence ATGGGCAACACGAGGACTATCTGGGAAGGGGATATCGCCCCGGACTTCACGCTCAAGGACCACCATAACCGCGACTTCAAGCTGTCCGAGTTCGGCGGCCGGCGCGTCCTGCTGTCGTTCCACCCGATGGCCTGGACGCCGGTCTGCGCCGAGCAGATGAAGGCCCTCGAGGCGCGCAAGGCCGTCTTCGATTCTCTGCGGACGGTCGCGGTCGGCATCAGCGTCGACAGCTTCCCCTGCAAGCATGCCTGGGCCAAGGAGCTGGGGATCAGGGAAACGCGGCTGCTCTGCGATTTCTGGCCGCACGGCGCGGTGGCCCACGCCCTGGGCCTGTTCCGCGAGGAGGACGGCTTTTCCGGCCGGGCCAACCTCGTGGTCGACGAGTCCGGCCGCCTGGCTCTCATCAGGGAATACGACATCCCCCAGCTGCCGGACTTCGACGAGATCATCGCCTTCCTGCGGAAGTGA
- a CDS encoding hydroxymethylpyrimidine/phosphomethylpyrimidine kinase has product MTKSLITIAGWDPTGGAGALLDLRVFERLGRRGYGVLTAVTAQSPAAVARVVPVPARAVTDQFERLAEGLEIGGIKAGMLATSANLGAAARILGRMEGRPRVIDPVLRSSSGLPLLEKKAWPRLLEACAGRAELITPNLAEAAVLAGRPVRDLAGMKEAAERIHARSGLACLVKGGHLEGRAADVLFDGRDFAEFPHPREARDVHGTGCFLSSAILCYLAEGRPLKEACGLGIFRTVQAIRWAVPAGGGRWVFDLARGRGRLPLGSPS; this is encoded by the coding sequence ATGACCAAGAGCCTGATCACCATCGCCGGCTGGGACCCGACAGGGGGCGCGGGCGCCCTTCTCGACCTCCGCGTCTTCGAGCGGCTCGGGAGACGGGGCTACGGCGTCCTGACGGCCGTGACCGCCCAGAGCCCGGCGGCGGTGGCCCGCGTCGTCCCCGTCCCGGCCCGGGCCGTGACCGACCAGTTCGAGCGGCTGGCGGAAGGGCTCGAGATCGGGGGGATCAAGGCCGGCATGCTGGCCACCTCGGCCAACCTCGGCGCCGCGGCCCGGATCCTCGGCCGGATGGAAGGCCGGCCGCGCGTCATCGACCCGGTCCTCCGGTCCAGTTCGGGCCTGCCCCTCCTCGAAAAGAAGGCCTGGCCCCGCCTCCTCGAAGCCTGCGCCGGCCGGGCCGAGCTCATCACCCCGAACCTGGCCGAAGCGGCGGTCCTCGCCGGGCGCCCGGTCCGGGACCTGGCCGGGATGAAGGAGGCCGCCGAAAGGATCCACGCCCGATCGGGCCTCGCCTGCCTGGTCAAGGGCGGGCATCTCGAGGGCCGGGCCGCCGACGTCCTTTTCGACGGCCGGGATTTCGCCGAGTTCCCGCATCCCCGCGAGGCCCGGGACGTCCACGGCACGGGCTGCTTCCTGTCGTCGGCCATCCTCTGCTACCTGGCCGAAGGCCGGCCCCTCAAGGAAGCGTGCGGGCTGGGCATCTTCCGGACGGTCCAGGCCATCCGCTGGGCCGTGCCGGCGGGCGGGGGGCGGTGGGTCTTCGACCTCGCCCGGGGGAGGGGCCGGCTGCCGCTCGGCTCGCCCTCATGA
- a CDS encoding DHCW motif cupin fold protein produces the protein MSEKTIPYRAIDWNAVPRTEYAGETGTSFWRTVQIGELRIRIVEYSPGYLADHWCRKGHIVHCLDGEFVNEQENGDRTVMTRGMTYVVSDGASSHRSRTEVGATLLIVDGDFLKPE, from the coding sequence ATGAGCGAGAAGACCATACCCTACCGGGCCATCGATTGGAACGCGGTTCCGCGGACGGAATACGCGGGCGAGACGGGCACGTCCTTCTGGCGGACGGTCCAGATCGGCGAGCTGCGGATCCGCATCGTCGAGTATTCGCCGGGCTACCTGGCCGACCACTGGTGCCGGAAAGGGCACATCGTGCATTGCCTCGACGGCGAATTCGTCAACGAGCAGGAGAACGGCGACCGGACGGTCATGACCAGGGGCATGACCTACGTCGTCTCGGACGGGGCCAGTTCGCACCGCTCGCGGACGGAGGTGGGGGCGACGCTCTTGATCGTCGACGGGGACTTCCTGAAGCCGGAATGA
- a CDS encoding DUF72 domain-containing protein: MAKYCVGTAGWSYEDWEGIVYPSPRPRGFHPLEYLPRFIDIVEVNSTFYRPAPPAMVQSWLRRIEARPDFLLSLKLYQAFTHAREGFTAKDVDDVRRATDLVRLRGRLAALLVQFPWSFRNSPANLEYLRRLLDLFAGYPLAVEVRHAGWDAPAFYDLLRERGSAFCNIDQPLFDDSIAPSAVSTTPDFAYVRLHGRNAGNWFREGAGRDDRYDYLYARDELDGWITRIKELGAKSGKVYVITNNHYRGQAMANALQIRNMITGQKVDVPEPMLEKYPVLRQIVRAIQAGQRDLFDKDGGPGTDDKGETT, translated from the coding sequence ATGGCCAAGTATTGCGTCGGCACCGCCGGTTGGAGCTACGAGGACTGGGAGGGCATTGTCTATCCGTCGCCCAGGCCCCGCGGCTTCCACCCCCTGGAGTACCTGCCCCGGTTCATCGACATCGTCGAGGTCAACAGCACCTTCTACCGTCCGGCGCCGCCGGCCATGGTCCAATCCTGGCTGAGGAGGATCGAGGCCCGGCCGGATTTCCTGCTCTCGCTGAAGCTCTACCAGGCCTTCACCCACGCCCGCGAGGGCTTCACCGCGAAGGACGTCGACGACGTCCGCCGGGCGACCGACCTGGTCCGGCTGCGGGGCCGCCTGGCCGCGCTCCTGGTCCAGTTCCCCTGGTCCTTCCGGAACTCGCCCGCGAACCTCGAATACCTGCGGCGCCTCCTGGACCTCTTCGCCGGCTATCCCCTGGCCGTCGAGGTCCGCCATGCCGGCTGGGACGCGCCGGCCTTCTACGATCTGCTGCGCGAGCGCGGGTCCGCTTTCTGCAATATCGACCAGCCGCTGTTCGACGACTCGATCGCGCCCTCGGCGGTCAGCACCACGCCCGACTTCGCCTACGTCAGGCTCCACGGCCGCAACGCCGGGAACTGGTTCCGGGAGGGAGCGGGCCGCGACGACCGCTACGACTACCTCTATGCCCGGGACGAGCTCGACGGCTGGATCACGCGCATCAAGGAGCTTGGCGCGAAGAGCGGCAAGGTCTATGTCATCACCAACAACCATTACCGGGGACAGGCCATGGCCAACGCCCTGCAGATCCGGAACATGATCACGGGCCAGAAGGTGGACGTCCCCGAGCCGATGCTCGAGAAATACCCTGTCCTCCGGCAGATCGTCCGGGCCATCCAGGCGGGGCAGAGGGACCTCTTCGACAAGGACGGCGGCCCGGGGACCGACGACAAAGGAGAAACGACATGA
- a CDS encoding sigma-70 family RNA polymerase sigma factor — MNLDELYERHGESLYRYLLFKLGSAEDAEDVLQEAFCRFARCDLRWRLVRDKRAFVFRVARNEARRFLRRKIVRRQGERMIMNGGAGVFASVMAAPEETDSVLLVRCAETLPAEQKEAVFLKIFDGLTFREIASVCGVSANTAASRYRYGIGKLREAVGGKT; from the coding sequence TCGACGAGCTGTATGAACGCCATGGAGAGAGCCTCTACCGCTATCTTCTCTTCAAGCTCGGATCGGCCGAGGACGCCGAGGACGTGCTCCAGGAGGCCTTCTGCCGCTTTGCGCGCTGCGACTTGCGCTGGCGGCTCGTCCGGGACAAGCGGGCCTTTGTCTTCCGCGTCGCCCGCAACGAAGCCCGCCGGTTCCTCAGGCGCAAGATCGTCCGCCGGCAGGGGGAGAGGATGATCATGAATGGCGGCGCCGGCGTTTTCGCTTCCGTTATGGCTGCTCCCGAGGAGACGGACTCGGTCCTGCTTGTCCGGTGCGCCGAGACGCTGCCGGCCGAGCAAAAGGAGGCCGTCTTCCTGAAGATCTTCGACGGGCTCACGTTCCGGGAGATCGCCTCCGTCTGCGGCGTATCGGCCAACACGGCGGCCAGCCGCTACCGCTACGGGATCGGGAAGCTGCGCGAGGCAGTCGGGGGGAAGACGTGA
- a CDS encoding transcriptional regulator, with the protein MVVPLLRLILFAFIAYVAFLFVRVYFGLKNLRPKARTGPRGGVRGAMVKDEVCGTYIPRDEALTEVRDGVERYFCSEDCRRKSRAR; encoded by the coding sequence ATGGTAGTCCCCCTGCTTCGCCTCATTCTTTTCGCGTTCATCGCCTACGTCGCGTTCCTGTTCGTCCGCGTCTATTTTGGGCTGAAGAACCTCCGCCCCAAGGCCCGGACCGGGCCCCGGGGCGGGGTCCGGGGCGCAATGGTCAAGGACGAGGTCTGCGGCACCTACATCCCCCGCGACGAGGCCCTGACCGAGGTCCGCGACGGCGTCGAGCGCTACTTCTGCTCCGAGGACTGCCGCCGCAAGAGCCGGGCCCGCTGA
- a CDS encoding acylphosphatase — MGSELVRFRVFAGGRVQGVAFRYFAEKYASRLGVTGWVRNLSDGRVEVLAEGPASQIESFLERLREGPRLASIESFDVRREQATGEYTDFRIAFTSD, encoded by the coding sequence ATGGGGAGCGAGCTCGTCAGGTTCCGCGTCTTCGCCGGGGGGCGCGTCCAGGGCGTCGCTTTCCGCTACTTCGCCGAAAAATATGCCTCGCGCCTCGGCGTCACCGGCTGGGTCCGGAACCTGTCCGACGGACGGGTCGAGGTCCTGGCCGAGGGCCCGGCCTCCCAGATCGAGAGCTTCCTCGAGCGGCTTCGCGAGGGCCCGCGCCTGGCCAGCATCGAGAGCTTCGACGTCCGCCGCGAGCAGGCCACGGGCGAGTACACGGATTTCCGGATCGCCTTCACGTCCGATTGA
- a CDS encoding threonine/serine dehydratase, translating to MAETAIDMAARIREAYERIRNDIRKTPVERSGPLSRELGAEVFVKWECDQATGSFKLRGALNKLRSLSPADRARGVVSASTGNHGLAISQAARLEGIGLKLFLPETVAEAKKKRIEALGVDVEVRGASCDRAEALARETAARTGRVFVSPYNDWDIIFGAGTAGLELDVQLPGIDEVLVPVGGGGLIAGMAAYLKAVRPGLRVVGVEPETSAFMAASLKAGRLVEIDERPTIADAVAGGIEPGAITFPLCRDLVDAIEAVPEAAIVRALAFAREVHGRMIEGAGALPFAALFHAPASRSGRKIVAFVSGGNIGPERFSAITGLRP from the coding sequence ATGGCCGAGACGGCGATCGACATGGCCGCGAGGATCCGCGAAGCGTACGAGCGGATCAGGAACGATATCCGGAAGACCCCGGTCGAGCGATCGGGGCCGCTGAGCCGGGAACTCGGGGCCGAGGTTTTCGTGAAATGGGAGTGCGACCAGGCGACCGGATCCTTCAAGCTGCGGGGAGCGCTCAACAAGCTCAGGTCCCTGTCGCCCGCGGACCGGGCCAGGGGCGTCGTCTCGGCCTCGACGGGCAACCACGGCCTGGCCATCAGCCAGGCGGCCCGGCTCGAGGGGATCGGGCTCAAGCTCTTCCTGCCCGAGACGGTCGCCGAGGCCAAGAAGAAGAGGATCGAGGCCCTCGGCGTCGACGTCGAGGTCCGGGGCGCCAGCTGCGACCGGGCCGAGGCCCTGGCCCGCGAGACCGCCGCCAGGACCGGCCGGGTCTTCGTCTCGCCCTACAACGACTGGGACATCATCTTCGGCGCGGGCACGGCCGGGCTCGAGCTCGACGTCCAGCTCCCCGGCATCGACGAGGTCCTCGTCCCGGTCGGCGGCGGCGGCCTCATTGCCGGGATGGCGGCCTATCTCAAGGCCGTCCGGCCGGGACTTCGGGTCGTCGGCGTGGAGCCCGAGACATCGGCTTTCATGGCCGCGTCCCTGAAGGCGGGCCGCCTCGTCGAGATCGATGAGCGGCCGACGATCGCCGACGCCGTGGCCGGTGGCATCGAGCCGGGCGCGATCACCTTCCCGCTCTGCCGCGATCTCGTCGACGCCATCGAGGCCGTGCCCGAGGCCGCGATCGTCCGGGCCCTGGCCTTCGCCCGCGAAGTCCACGGCCGGATGATCGAAGGAGCCGGGGCCCTGCCTTTCGCCGCCCTGTTCCATGCCCCGGCCTCACGGTCCGGCCGGAAGATCGTCGCGTTCGTCAGCGGCGGCAACATCGGCCCTGAGCGCTTCAGCGCGATCACCGGCCTCCGCCCCTGA
- a CDS encoding ketoacyl-ACP synthase III has protein sequence MRVKIAGTGKCLPGTDVPGRVVTNEEIVRVLLAHGAVKPGTDRPWGPDELTPQKIVDLVGIRERRWVADSVNTSDMALVSAGAALADAGIGWQDIGILAVGSSTPEALFPSTACMLLNKAIKGEIAAGRLKENEARNAMRIPAFDVLAACTSGLYAADLVRKHLLFGETGSRYGLALGTEVLSRVLDFSDSNADLWGDGSAAVVLERTDGPGGIVCMETGTDVLGIDTAYSTGHDTRHHDAPAHPNVTIKGHEIQKFVLRIIPELIVRTLEKANRTPGRTRDYRIEDVDLFICHQANARIFEFPSKKLGVPLEKFYVNVDRRGNCSSTSVLLALREAVEEGRLRKGDLALLVSFGGGLTWGSMLVEW, from the coding sequence ATGCGAGTGAAGATCGCCGGCACCGGGAAATGCCTGCCGGGGACCGACGTCCCCGGGAGGGTCGTCACCAACGAGGAGATCGTCCGGGTCCTTCTGGCCCACGGCGCCGTCAAGCCGGGTACCGACCGGCCCTGGGGGCCCGACGAGCTGACGCCCCAGAAGATCGTCGATCTCGTCGGCATCCGCGAGCGGCGCTGGGTCGCCGACTCCGTCAACACCTCGGACATGGCCCTGGTCTCGGCCGGCGCCGCCCTGGCCGACGCGGGCATCGGCTGGCAGGATATCGGCATCCTGGCCGTCGGCAGCTCGACGCCCGAGGCCCTCTTCCCCTCGACCGCCTGCATGCTCCTGAACAAGGCCATCAAGGGCGAGATCGCCGCGGGCCGGCTCAAGGAGAACGAGGCCCGGAACGCGATGCGCATCCCGGCCTTCGACGTGCTGGCCGCCTGCACGAGCGGGCTCTACGCCGCCGACCTCGTCCGCAAGCACCTTCTTTTCGGGGAGACCGGATCGCGGTACGGCCTGGCGCTCGGGACCGAGGTGCTCAGCCGCGTTCTCGATTTCTCGGATTCCAACGCCGACCTTTGGGGAGACGGTTCCGCGGCCGTCGTCCTGGAACGGACCGACGGCCCCGGCGGCATCGTCTGCATGGAAACGGGCACCGACGTCCTCGGCATCGACACCGCCTACAGCACCGGGCACGATACCCGCCATCACGACGCGCCCGCCCATCCGAACGTCACCATCAAGGGACACGAGATCCAGAAGTTCGTCCTGCGCATCATCCCCGAGCTCATCGTCCGGACGCTCGAAAAGGCCAACCGCACGCCCGGGCGGACGCGGGATTACCGCATCGAGGACGTCGATCTCTTCATCTGCCACCAGGCCAACGCCCGGATCTTCGAGTTCCCGTCCAAGAAGCTGGGCGTCCCGCTGGAGAAGTTCTACGTCAACGTCGACCGGCGGGGCAACTGCTCCTCGACGTCGGTCCTGCTGGCGCTCCGGGAGGCGGTCGAGGAAGGGCGTCTCCGGAAGGGCGATCTGGCCCTCCTGGTCAGCTTCGGCGGCGGGCTGACCTGGGGTTCGATGCTGGTCGAATGGTAG
- the lysA gene encoding diaminopimelate decarboxylase yields MNWWETDFASVCGNRLQIAGRDAAALAGRYGTPLYIYGKDRILERYGRLDDAFARHSPLPARICYAMKANPHRGILRLLLKRGAWIDAVSPCEVETALKVGFPAERILFTGTSVSRSDLRFVFGVEGLTINIDAAEQLEVMSEIKREFPDRTIRVSVRWNPGLGRGFDAKAITAGKRSSNGTPIKFGVEARKVLDVFRRARRLGFQPVGLHQHLGSGWVREDFGMVKAAVDRMVRKFREIERAGFPLEFIDFGGGFGPRYLKSRGLFPVEDYIAYICGAVAKAGLGAKALAIEPGKYMVGDAGVLLLGVEYVKESYGNIFACVDGGTFNTVPRPAIYLTAHHEIVNACRVDGQHKARITVAGNLCETGDVFGRERLMPLPESGDILAVLCAGAYCRSMASRFNLREIPREVLI; encoded by the coding sequence ATGAACTGGTGGGAAACCGATTTCGCCTCCGTGTGCGGCAACCGGCTGCAGATCGCCGGCCGCGACGCGGCCGCCCTGGCCGGGCGCTACGGCACGCCGCTCTATATCTACGGGAAGGACCGCATCCTCGAGCGCTACGGCCGCCTCGACGACGCCTTCGCCCGCCACTCGCCGCTCCCGGCCCGCATCTGCTACGCCATGAAGGCCAACCCCCACCGGGGCATCCTCCGGCTCCTCCTGAAGCGGGGGGCCTGGATCGACGCCGTCTCGCCGTGCGAGGTGGAGACGGCCCTCAAGGTCGGCTTCCCGGCGGAGCGGATCCTCTTCACAGGGACGAGCGTCAGCCGGAGCGACCTCCGGTTCGTCTTCGGCGTCGAGGGGCTGACGATCAACATCGACGCCGCGGAGCAGCTCGAGGTCATGAGCGAGATTAAGCGCGAGTTCCCGGACCGGACGATCCGGGTCTCGGTCCGCTGGAACCCGGGCCTCGGCCGCGGCTTCGACGCCAAGGCCATCACGGCGGGCAAGCGGTCGTCAAACGGCACCCCCATCAAGTTCGGCGTCGAGGCCAGGAAGGTCCTCGACGTCTTCCGGCGGGCCCGGCGGCTGGGCTTCCAGCCCGTCGGCCTCCACCAGCACCTCGGCTCAGGCTGGGTCCGCGAGGATTTCGGCATGGTCAAGGCGGCGGTCGACCGCATGGTCCGCAAGTTCCGGGAGATCGAGCGGGCCGGGTTCCCGCTCGAGTTCATCGACTTCGGCGGCGGCTTCGGGCCGCGCTACCTCAAGAGCCGCGGCCTCTTCCCCGTCGAGGACTACATCGCCTATATCTGCGGCGCCGTGGCCAAGGCCGGCCTCGGGGCGAAGGCCCTGGCCATCGAACCGGGCAAATACATGGTCGGCGACGCGGGCGTCCTCCTGCTCGGCGTCGAGTACGTCAAGGAGAGCTACGGCAACATCTTCGCCTGCGTCGACGGCGGAACGTTCAACACCGTGCCCCGGCCGGCGATCTACCTCACGGCCCACCACGAGATCGTCAACGCCTGCCGCGTCGACGGCCAGCACAAGGCCCGGATCACCGTGGCCGGGAACCTCTGCGAGACCGGCGATGTCTTCGGCCGCGAGCGTCTCATGCCCCTGCCCGAGTCCGGCGACATCCTGGCCGTCCTCTGCGCCGGCGCCTACTGCCGGAGCATGGCCTCCCGCTTCAACCTGAGGGAGATCCCCCGCGAGGTCCTGATCTGA